From a single Miscanthus floridulus cultivar M001 chromosome 8, ASM1932011v1, whole genome shotgun sequence genomic region:
- the LOC136475477 gene encoding peptidyl-prolyl cis-trans isomerase FKBP18, chloroplastic-like, giving the protein MASSALPSRTFYRRALPSSAPSHPSRETFAPCCLPGAVSRRRAAVQLLSAGFLTSVAPPPPSLAARRGRIVVPPEDYATAPDGLKYYDLVEGKGPIAEKGSAVQVHFDCIYRGITAVSSRESKLLAGNRSIAQPYEFTVGSLPGKERKRDFADNANGLYSAQAAPKPPAAMYTITEGMKVGGKRRVIVPPELGYGKRGMSEIPPDAPFELDIELLELISPAKK; this is encoded by the exons ATGGCTTCCTCTGCTCtgccttctagaaccttctacCGCCGCGCGCTCCCCTCGTCTGCCCCGTCTCATCCTTCGAGGGAGACCTTCGCCCCCTGCTGCCTCCCCGGCGCCGTCTCGCGGCGGCGAGCGGCCGTGCAGCTCCTCTCCGCCGGATTCTTGACGTCcgtcgcgccgccaccgccgtcgctcGCCGCGAGGAGGGGACGCATTGTAGTGCCGCCGGAGGACTACGCCACTGCAC CTGATGGTCTGAAGTACTATGATCTTGTTGAAGGGAAGGGGCCAATTGCTGAAAAGGGCTCAGCTGTGCAG GTTCATTTCGACTGCATATACCGTGGCATCACTGCAGTGTCAAGCCGTGAATCAAAGCTCCTGGCAGGGAACCGGAGTATCGCCCAG CCTTATGAGTTCACTGTTGGGTCGCTGCCTGGGAAAGAACGAAAGCGGGATTTTGCAGACAATGCCAATGGGCTATACTCAGCGCAAGCGGCACCAAAGCCTCCAGCCGCCATGTACACGATAACTGAGGGGATGAAAGTAGGGGGAAAG AGGAGAGTAATTGTTCCTCCAGAGCTGGGATATGGGAAAAGGGGAATGAGCGAGATACCG CCTGATGCTCCTTTTGAACTGGATATAGAGCTACTGGAACTCATTTCTCCTGCCAAAAAATGA
- the LOC136475476 gene encoding UTP--glucose-1-phosphate uridylyltransferase-like: protein MADEKLAKLREATAGLTQISDNEKSGFLSLVGRYLSGNEEIIEWAKIHTPTDEVVVPYDTLESPPEDIEATKKLLDKLAVLKLNGGLGTTMGCTGPKSVIEVRNGFTFLDLIVIQIESLNKKYGSNVPLLLMNSFNTHEDTLKIVEKYANSSIDIHTFNQSQYPRVVADEFLPWPSKGKTDKDGWYPPGHGDIFPSLMNSGKLDLLLSQGKEYVFIANSDNLGAIVDMKILNHLIHKQNEYCMEVTPKTLADVKGGTLISYEGRVQLLEIAQVPDAHVNEFKSIEKFKIFNTNNLWVNLKAIKRLVEADALKMEIIPNPKEVDGVKVLQLETAAGAAIRFFDHAIGINVPRSRFLPVKATSDLQLVQSDLYTLVDGFVTRNSARTNPSNPSIELGPEFKKVGSFLGRFKSIPSIVELDSLKVSGDVWFGSGIVLKGKVTITAKPGVKLEIPDGAVIENKDINGPEDL, encoded by the exons ATGGCGGACGAGAAGCTTGCCAAGCTGCGCGAAGCCACCGCCGGCCTCACGCAGATCAG CGATAATGAGAAGTCTGGCTTCCTCAGCCTCGTCGGCCGCTACCTCAG CGGCaacgaggagatcatcgagtgGGCCAAGATCCACACGCCCACCGACGAGGTGGTGGTGCCGTACGACACCCTGGAATCCCCGCCTGAAG ACATTGAGGCAACCAAGAAACTGCTCGACAAGCTCGCCGTGCTCAAGCTCAACGGCGGCCTGGGGACGACCATGGGATGCACCGGACCCAA ATCGGTCATCGAAGTGCGCAACGGATTCACTTTCCTCGACCTGATTGTCATCCAGATCGAG TCACTCAACAAGAAGTACGGCAGCAATGTGCCGCTGCTTCTGATGAACTCCTTCAACACCCATGAGGACACCTTGAAA ATTGTTGAGAAATACGCAAATTCAAGCATTGACATCCACACATTCAACCAG AGCCAGTATCCTCGTGTGGTAGCTGACGAGTTCTTGCCATGGCCGTCCAAGGGAAAGACTGACAAGGATGGCTG GTACCCTCCTGGCCATGGTGATATCTTCCCATCACTGATGAACAGTGGAAAGCTCGATTTACTACTCTCACAG GGAAAAGAGTATGTGTTCATTGCAAACTCGGATAACTTGGGCGCTATTGTTGACATGA AGATACTGAACCATTTGATCCACAAGCAGAATGAATATTGCATGGAG GTCACCCCGAAAACTTTGGCTGATGTAAAAGGTGGCACACTGATCTCATACGAAGGAAGGGTTCAG CTTCTGGAGATTGCACAAGTGCCTGATGCACAT GTGAATGAGTTCAAATCAATTGAGAAATTCAAGATATTCAACACCAACAATCT GTGGGTGAACTTGAAGGCCATCAAACGCCTTGTTGAAGCTGATGCACTCAAGATGGAGATCATTCCGAATCCTAAG GAAGTCGATGGTGTCAAAGTTCTTCAGCTGGAAACAGCAGCTGGTGCAGCGATTAGG TTCTTTGACCACGCCATTGGTATCAACGTTCCAAGGTCCCGGTTCCTACCAGTTAAGGCAACATCAGATTTGCAGCTAGTACAG TCTGATCTATATACCTTGGTTGATGGTTTCGTTACACGTAATTCAGCAAGAACAAATCCATCAAATCCCTCAATTGAACTTGGTCCTGAGTTCAAGAAG GTTGGGAGCTTCCTTGGTCGCTTCAAGTCTATCCCTAGCATTGTTGAGCTTGACAGCTTGAAGGTTTCTGGTGATGTTTGGTTTGGTTCTGGCATTGTACTGAAG GGGAAAGTGACCATCACAGCAAAACCTGGCGTCAAGCTAGAAATCCCAGACGGAGCAGTGATCGAGAACAAG GATATCAATGGCCCTGAGGACCTATAG
- the LOC136470832 gene encoding autophagy protein 5-like has translation MAAPHDEAAAWSEEAARRVWAGAVPLQVHLHDADVTALPPPPPFLTLGPRIGYLPLLIPVIKAHFSNALPPGVDTVWFEYKGLPLKWYVPIGVLFDLLCADPERPWNLIVHFRGYPSEILSPCEGEDSVKWSYMNSLKEATFIITGNNKSVMNMSHADQVALWESVMKGNLDGYKNISTRLKLGPFEDDGLVRTASAERQRQQNSDEPESPGSSKPCRVPVRLYVRNVQEEVEYIEDAIPVSDWESVSYINRPFEIRKVEGRSYITLEHALQTLLPEFFSSKPAGRADDSQRAGALDSAADSSDATNSSRSSQEAGQALASPREAAGAAKKANVKLVRVQGIELDMDIPFLWVANNLKNPEYYLHICVYVGTREQ, from the exons ATGGCTGCCCCGCACGACGAGGCCGCGGCGTGGTCCGAGGAGGCGGCGCGCCGGGTCTGGGCCGGCGCCGTGCCGCTCCAGGTCCACCTCCACGACGCCGACGTCACCGcgctgcccccgccgccgcccttcCTG ACTTTGGGGCCAAGAATTGGGTACTTGCCCCTCTTGATACCTGTTATAAAGGCTCATTTCAGCAATGCGCTCCCACCTGGTGTTGACACTGTTTGGTTTGAATATAAAGGGCTGCCTTTAAAATG GTATGTGCCAATTGGTGTTCTTTTCGACCTTCTATGCGCAGATCCAGAAAGACCATGGAATCTAATA GTCCATTTTAGGGGATATCCCTCAGAAATCTTGTCACCATGCGAGGGTGAAGATAGCGTGAAGTGGAGCTACATGAATTCCCTGAAAGAG GCCACCTTCATCATTACTGGGAACAATAAGAGTGTGATGAATATGTCACATGCTGATCAAGTCGCTCTGTGGGAATCTGTAATGAAAG GTAACTTAGATGGGTATAAAAATATCTCCACCAGGCTTAAGCTTGGACCATTCGAAGATGATGGGTTAGTACGAACAGCCTCCGCGGAGCGGCAACGCCAACAAAATTCTGATGAACCTGAGTCTCCTGGATCTAGCAAACCGT GCAGGGTCCCTGTTCGACTATATGTACGCAATGTTCAAGAAGAGGTTGAGTATATAGAAGATGCAATACCTGTTAGTGACTGGGAAAGTGTGTCCTACATAAATCGGCCATTTGAGATTCGCAAGGTTGAAG GTAGAAGTTACATCACCCTGGAACACGCATTGCAAACATTACTTCCAGAGTTCTTCAGCTCAAAGCCCGCAGGCAGAGCCGACGACTCCCAACGTGCAGGGGCACTGGATTCAGCTGCTGACAGTTCAGATGCCACCAATTCTTCAAGAAGTTCTCAGGAGGCAGGACAAGCCCTGGCAAGTCCACGAGAGGCGGCGGGTGCTGCCAAGAAAGCGAATGTGAAGCTGGTAAGGGTGCAAGGCATCGAGCTGGACATGGACATCCCGTTCCTTTGGGTTGCCAATAACCTGAAGAACCCTGAATACTACCTCCACATTTGTGTATATGTCGGCACTCGGGAACAATAG
- the LOC136470833 gene encoding aspartyl protease family protein At5g10770-like: MASVPKLLLLSLLFFLSCYRSHIAHAGDDGSYKVLSIGSQSLRTNKSVCSESKAAVRSSSGAATVPLHHRHGPCSPLPTNKMPTLEERLHRDQLRAAYIQRKLSGGVKKGGRGGAGGDVQQSHAATVPTTLGTSLNTLEYLITVRLGSPGKSQTMFIDTGSDVSWVQCKPCWQCHSQVDPLFDPSSSSTYSPFSCSSAACAQLGQEGNGNGCSTSQCQYIVRYGDGSVGTTGTYSSDTLALGSNTVVRNFRFGCSHVESGFRDNDQTDGLMGLGGGAQSLVSQTAGRFGGTAFSYCLPPTPSSSGFLTLGAAGTSSGFVKTPMLRSRQVPTFYGVRLEAIRVGGRQLSIPTSVFSAGMIMDSGTVLTRLPPPAYSALSSAFKAGMKRYPPAPPSGILDTCFDFSGQSSVSIPTVALVFSGGAVVNLDANGIMLQTSSSILCLAFAANSDDSPGIIGNVQQRTFEVLYDVRGGAVGFKAGAC, encoded by the exons ATGGCGTCTGTTCCGAAGCTTCTTCTCCTGAGCCTCCTCTTTTTTCTCAGCTGCTATCGCTCTCACATTGCTCACGCAGGTGATGATGGCAGCTACAAGGTTCTGTCCATTGGCTCTCAGTCTCTGAGGACCAACAAGTCCGTCTGTTCCGAGTCCAAAG CAGCGGTTCGGTCGTCGTCCGGTGCCGCCACGGTGCCGTTGCATCACCGTCACGGCCCATGCTCGCCGTTGCCGACCAACAAGATGCCAACTTTGGAGGAGAGGCTGCACCGCGACCAGCTCCGAGCTGCCTACATCCAGCGGAAGTTGTCCGGCGGCGTCAAGaagggcggccgcggcggcgctggTGGTGACGTCCAGCAATCGCACGCTGCCACCGTGCCGACGACCCTGGGCACCTCCCTGAACACGCTGGAGTACTTGATCACCGTACGCCTCGGCTCGCCGGGCAAGTCCCAGACCATGTTCATCGACACCGGCAGCGACGTGTCATGGGTGCAGTGCAAGCCGTGCTGGCAGTGCCACTCCCAGGTGGACCCACTCTTCGACCCCAGCTCGTCGAGCACGTACTCCCCGTTCTCCTGCAGTTCCGCCGCCTGCGCGCAGCTCGGCCAGGAAGGCAACGGCAACGGCTGCTCCACGTCCCAGTGCCAGTACATTGTCAGGTACGGCGACGGCTCGGTGGGCACGACCGGGACCTACAGCTCCGACACGCTCGCGCTGGGCTCCAACACCGTCGTCAGGAATTTCCGGTTCGGGTGCAGCCACGTGGAGTCGGGCTTCAGGGACAACGACCAGACCGACGGGCTCAtggggctcggcggcggcgcgcagTCGCTGGTGTCGCAGACGGCGGGGAGGTTCGGCGGCACGGCCTTCTCGTACTGCCTCCCGCCGACGCCGAGCTCCTCCGGGTTCCTCACGCTCGGCGCCGCCGGAACCTCATCGGGCTTCGTCAAGACGCCGATGCTGAGGAGCAGGCAGGTCCCCACGTTCTACGGCGTGCGCCTTGAGGCCATCAGGGTGGGCGGGAGGCAGCTCAGCATCCCCACCTCGGTCTTCTCCGCCGGGATGATCATGGACTCCGGCACGGTCCTCACGCGGCTGCCGCCGCCGGCCTACTCGGCGCTGTCGTCGGCGTTCAAGGCCGGGATGAAGCGGTACCCGCCGGCACCGCCCAGCGGCATCCTCGACACTTGCTTTGACTTCAGCGGCCAGTCCAGCGTCAGCATACCGACCGTCGCGCTAGTGTTCTCCGGGGGAGCCGTTGTCAACCTCGACGCCAACGGGATCATGCTGCAGACCAGCAGCAGCATCCTCTGCCTCGCCTTCGCGGCCAACAGTGACGACTCTCCCGGCATCATCGGCAACGTGCAGCAGCGGACGTTCGAGGTGCTGTACGACGTCCGCGGCGGTGCTGTGGGGTTCAAGGCTGGGGCGTGCTAG